The following are encoded together in the Acidovorax sp. KKS102 genome:
- the purH gene encoding bifunctional phosphoribosylaminoimidazolecarboxamide formyltransferase/IMP cyclohydrolase, whose translation MNALLSVSDKTGIVEFAQALHALGIKLLSTGGTAKLLADKGLPVTEVAEVTQFPEMLDGRVKTLHPKVHGGLLARRELPEHMAALKEHGIDTIDLLVVNLYPFEATVAKAGCTLADAIENIDIGGPAMVRSAAKNWKDVGVITSADQYDAVLAELKAGGKLSDKLRFALSVAAFNRIAQYDGAISDYLSSVTFEAEKLSETYVPTRTQFPGQSNGIFTKVQDLRYGENSHQQAALYRDLHPAPGSLVTGVQLQGKELSYNNIADADAAWECVKSFEAAACVIVKHANPCGVAEGLDALSAYSKAFQTDPTSAFGGIIAFNRVVDGAAAAQVSKQFVEVLMAPDFTADALEIFKAKANVRLLKIALPAHGGKTDWERGRNAMDAKRIGSGLLLQTADNHELSLIDLKVVTKKQPTLEEMEDLLFAWKVAKYVKSNAIVFCKGGMTMGVGAGQMSRLDSARIASIKAGHAGLTLQGTVVASDAFFPFRDGLDVVVDAGATCVIQPGGSMRDNEVIDAANERGVAMVFSGVRHFRH comes from the coding sequence ATGAACGCACTCCTCTCCGTCTCTGACAAGACCGGCATCGTCGAATTCGCGCAAGCGCTGCACGCGCTGGGCATCAAGCTGCTGTCCACCGGCGGCACCGCCAAGCTGCTGGCCGACAAGGGCCTGCCCGTGACCGAAGTGGCTGAGGTCACGCAATTCCCCGAAATGCTCGACGGCCGTGTGAAGACGCTGCACCCCAAGGTGCACGGCGGCCTGCTGGCCCGCCGCGAGCTGCCAGAACACATGGCTGCGCTGAAGGAACACGGCATCGACACCATCGACCTGCTGGTGGTCAACCTGTATCCCTTTGAAGCCACCGTGGCCAAGGCTGGCTGCACACTGGCCGACGCCATCGAGAACATCGACATCGGCGGCCCCGCCATGGTGCGCAGCGCCGCCAAGAACTGGAAGGACGTGGGCGTGATCACGTCGGCCGACCAGTACGACGCCGTGCTGGCCGAACTGAAGGCCGGTGGCAAGTTGAGCGACAAGCTGCGCTTTGCGCTGTCGGTGGCCGCGTTCAATCGCATTGCGCAGTACGACGGCGCGATCAGCGACTACCTCTCGTCCGTCACGTTCGAAGCAGAAAAACTGTCGGAAACCTATGTGCCCACGCGCACCCAGTTCCCCGGCCAGAGCAACGGCATCTTCACCAAGGTGCAGGACCTGCGCTATGGCGAAAACAGCCACCAGCAGGCCGCGCTGTACCGCGACCTGCACCCTGCGCCCGGCTCGCTGGTCACCGGCGTGCAGCTGCAGGGCAAGGAGCTGAGCTACAACAACATCGCCGACGCTGATGCCGCGTGGGAATGCGTGAAGAGCTTTGAAGCCGCCGCCTGCGTGATCGTCAAGCACGCCAACCCCTGCGGCGTGGCCGAGGGCCTGGATGCGCTGAGCGCTTACAGCAAGGCCTTCCAGACCGACCCCACCAGCGCTTTCGGCGGCATCATCGCGTTCAACCGCGTGGTGGACGGCGCCGCCGCAGCGCAGGTCAGCAAGCAGTTTGTCGAAGTGCTGATGGCCCCCGACTTCACCGCCGATGCGCTGGAAATCTTCAAGGCCAAGGCCAACGTGCGCCTGCTCAAGATCGCGCTGCCTGCCCACGGTGGCAAGACCGACTGGGAACGTGGCCGCAATGCCATGGACGCCAAGCGCATCGGCTCGGGCCTGCTGCTGCAGACGGCCGACAACCACGAGCTGTCGCTCATCGACCTCAAGGTCGTTACGAAGAAGCAGCCCACGCTGGAAGAAATGGAAGACCTGCTGTTCGCCTGGAAGGTCGCCAAGTACGTCAAGAGCAACGCCATCGTCTTCTGCAAGGGCGGTATGACCATGGGCGTGGGCGCAGGCCAGATGAGCCGCCTCGATTCCGCCCGCATCGCCAGCATCAAGGCGGGCCACGCAGGCCTGACCTTGCAAGGCACGGTTGTGGCGAGCGATGCGTTCTTCCCCTTCCGCGACGGCCTGGACGTGGTGGTGGATGCGGGGGCGACCTGCGTGATCCAGCCCGGTGGCTCGATGCGCGACAACGAAGTGATCGACGCTGCCAACGAGCGCGGCGTGGCCATGGTCTTTAGCGGCGTGCGCCACTTCCGCCACTGA
- a CDS encoding Fis family transcriptional regulator — MSKKHIEECVRESLQGYFRDLGGETPDGMYDMLVRVVERPLLEVVMQQADNNQSRAAEWLGLNRNTLRKKLVEHKLL; from the coding sequence ATGAGCAAGAAACACATAGAAGAATGCGTGCGCGAGAGCCTGCAGGGCTACTTTCGCGACCTGGGCGGCGAGACGCCCGATGGCATGTACGACATGCTGGTGCGTGTGGTCGAAAGGCCGCTGCTGGAAGTCGTGATGCAGCAGGCCGACAACAACCAGTCGCGCGCCGCCGAATGGCTGGGCCTGAACCGCAACACCCTGCGCAAGAAGCTGGTCGAGCACAAGCTGCTCTAA
- the dusB gene encoding tRNA dihydrouridine synthase DusB — protein MQIGHIPLANRLFVAPMAGVTDRPFRQLCKALGAGYAVSEMVTSRKDLWNSLKTSRRANHEGEPGPIAVQIAGTDAPMMAEAAVYNVERGAQIIDINMGCPAKKVCNKWAGSALMQNEALAVEIAAAVVEACAPFNVPVTLKMRTGWCQEHKNAVHLARQFEAVGIQMLTVHGRTREQGYKGQAEYDTIAAVKAAVKVPVVANGDITSPEKARDVLAATGADAIMIGRAAQGRPWIFREIGHFLATGEHLAPPLVAEVRRLLLDHLQDHYSLYGELTGVRSARKHIAWYLRALPGGEALRAHINTIEDCTTQWQAVADYLDTLGQQMDRLPAATDVDADTEEQEGLAA, from the coding sequence ATGCAAATCGGCCACATTCCTTTGGCGAACCGGTTGTTCGTCGCCCCGATGGCGGGCGTCACCGACCGGCCGTTCCGCCAGCTGTGCAAGGCGCTGGGGGCGGGCTATGCGGTGAGTGAGATGGTGACCTCGCGCAAGGACTTGTGGAACAGCCTCAAAACCTCGCGCCGGGCCAACCATGAAGGGGAGCCGGGGCCCATTGCCGTGCAGATTGCCGGCACCGATGCGCCGATGATGGCCGAGGCGGCGGTCTACAACGTGGAACGCGGCGCGCAGATCATCGACATCAACATGGGCTGCCCGGCCAAGAAGGTCTGCAACAAATGGGCGGGTTCTGCGCTGATGCAGAACGAAGCCCTGGCGGTGGAGATTGCCGCTGCGGTGGTCGAGGCCTGCGCGCCTTTCAATGTGCCCGTCACCCTGAAGATGCGCACCGGCTGGTGCCAGGAGCACAAGAACGCTGTGCACCTCGCACGCCAGTTCGAGGCCGTGGGCATCCAGATGCTCACGGTGCACGGCCGCACACGCGAGCAGGGCTACAAAGGTCAAGCCGAGTACGACACCATCGCAGCCGTCAAGGCGGCGGTGAAGGTGCCCGTGGTGGCCAACGGCGACATCACCTCGCCCGAAAAGGCGCGCGATGTGCTGGCCGCCACCGGCGCCGACGCGATCATGATCGGCCGCGCCGCCCAGGGCCGGCCGTGGATCTTCCGCGAGATCGGCCACTTTCTGGCCACGGGCGAACACTTGGCACCACCGCTGGTGGCCGAGGTGCGCCGCCTGCTGCTGGACCACCTGCAAGACCACTACAGCCTGTACGGCGAGCTGACCGGGGTGCGCAGTGCGCGCAAGCACATTGCCTGGTACCTGCGCGCGCTGCCTGGCGGCGAGGCCCTGCGGGCACACATCAATACGATCGAAGACTGCACCACGCAGTGGCAGGCCGTGGCTGACTACCTGGACACCCTGGGCCAGCAGATGGACCGGCTGCCTGCCGCCACCGACGTGGATGCCGACACAGAAGAACAAGAGGGATTGGCTGCATGA
- a CDS encoding M15 family metallopeptidase: MLALPTTPTSRRLNPTAAMPPATRWSSVAVALLLSACAHSPQAAVPAPGLQSGVMPWEQTATSPCDKEPTARPALERIGRELQSQGMALQATCNAASGGWVVQVQVVDGTKAHKVVRGPLADGQAVDMGTPAGAARSEAAAGATGFSPDVLHNRQWLRALMARHQFDNLPDAWWHFAQRGLPPAQAADTDLAAR, from the coding sequence ATGCTGGCATTGCCCACCACGCCCACTTCCCGCCGCTTGAATCCCACCGCTGCCATGCCGCCAGCGACCCGCTGGTCGTCCGTCGCCGTGGCCCTGCTGCTGTCGGCGTGTGCGCACAGCCCCCAGGCCGCGGTGCCCGCGCCGGGACTGCAAAGCGGGGTCATGCCGTGGGAGCAGACGGCCACCTCGCCCTGCGACAAGGAGCCCACCGCAAGGCCCGCGCTGGAGCGTATTGGCCGTGAGCTGCAGTCCCAAGGGATGGCATTGCAGGCCACCTGCAACGCCGCCAGCGGGGGCTGGGTGGTGCAGGTGCAGGTGGTGGATGGCACCAAGGCCCATAAGGTGGTGCGCGGGCCGCTGGCCGACGGGCAAGCGGTGGACATGGGCACCCCGGCGGGCGCTGCGCGGTCCGAGGCCGCAGCGGGAGCCACGGGCTTTTCCCCCGATGTGTTGCACAACCGCCAGTGGCTGCGTGCGCTCATGGCGCGCCACCAGTTCGACAACCTGCCGGATGCCTGGTGGCATTTCGCGCAGCGGGGTCTGCCGCCGGCGCAGGCTGCAGACACTGATCTCGCCGCACGTTGA
- a CDS encoding YqaA family protein, protein MEIWMHQLLEWLALPQFGLSTVFVVSFVSATLLPLGSEPAVFGLIKLNPDLFWPAILVATVGNTLGGGVSWWMGLGAHKAVDKARGNATEVQALNWLKRFGARACLLSWLPVVGDPLCAVAGWLKLPFWQCLAYMAVGKFLRYLAMTSVLLYFMPGHLAI, encoded by the coding sequence ATGGAAATCTGGATGCACCAGCTGCTCGAATGGCTGGCCCTGCCGCAGTTCGGACTGAGCACGGTCTTTGTGGTGTCGTTTGTCTCGGCCACGCTGCTGCCACTGGGCTCCGAGCCGGCCGTGTTTGGCCTGATCAAGCTCAACCCGGACCTCTTCTGGCCTGCCATCCTGGTCGCCACCGTGGGCAACACCCTGGGCGGTGGCGTGAGCTGGTGGATGGGCCTGGGGGCGCACAAGGCCGTGGACAAGGCGCGAGGCAATGCGACCGAGGTGCAGGCGTTGAACTGGCTCAAGCGCTTTGGCGCGCGCGCCTGCCTGCTGAGCTGGCTGCCGGTGGTGGGCGACCCGCTGTGCGCGGTGGCCGGCTGGCTCAAGCTGCCGTTCTGGCAATGCCTGGCCTACATGGCTGTGGGCAAGTTTCTGCGCTATCTGGCGATGACCAGCGTGCTGCTGTATTTCATGCCTGGTCATCTGGCGATTTAG
- a CDS encoding diguanylate cyclase, which translates to MLLGRKNLFSATDAFPLTDAVLEFDDSSSVAVRPGRRALDGFGPRGERSASSKWWAVAGLIGLYALALAGFYALGVVGAQVLWVLAGLTAAGFAVFGAVFRSGLQRKLRLRHLKLGIVTTAIGGMLVVFYLEPVTQILLAPFMFVAVAYAIFTVPRRTLLVLTAAVLCAYAAVIAAHYAEQGNDALLRLELMHLLALAVSVPAFIVLMGRVQRLYRSLYQASRKIKNIQEDAQRDTLLGCFNRRYILAALEEQKQLADESGIPLCLAVLDIDHFKRINDELGHLGGDEVLRTFARIAQQGVRGGDVFGRYGGEEFLLIFPATSLLPSLNTCERIRAQVESHAWTDLLKGRVTVSIGVTQYVLGESVLEFFSRSDTAMYMAKEGGRNQVVVEEPIAKGDSQMSDLSIPSSHAFL; encoded by the coding sequence ATGCTTTTGGGACGCAAAAACCTGTTTTCGGCGACGGATGCCTTCCCGTTGACCGATGCCGTGCTGGAGTTCGACGATTCTTCGTCGGTGGCCGTCCGACCTGGACGGCGCGCACTGGACGGCTTTGGCCCCCGGGGCGAACGCAGCGCTTCGTCCAAGTGGTGGGCCGTGGCAGGGCTGATTGGCCTGTACGCGCTGGCCCTGGCGGGGTTTTACGCCCTGGGCGTGGTGGGGGCTCAGGTGTTATGGGTACTGGCTGGCCTCACGGCTGCGGGCTTTGCCGTTTTCGGTGCCGTGTTCCGGTCGGGCTTGCAGCGCAAGCTCAGGCTGCGGCATCTCAAGCTGGGCATCGTGACCACGGCCATCGGCGGCATGCTGGTGGTGTTTTATCTGGAGCCGGTCACGCAGATCCTGCTGGCGCCGTTCATGTTCGTGGCAGTGGCCTACGCCATCTTCACCGTGCCCCGGCGCACGCTGCTGGTGCTGACGGCCGCTGTGTTGTGCGCCTATGCGGCGGTGATTGCTGCGCACTATGCAGAGCAGGGCAACGACGCCCTGTTGCGGCTGGAGCTGATGCACCTGCTGGCACTGGCCGTATCGGTGCCGGCGTTCATCGTCCTCATGGGCCGCGTGCAGCGGCTGTACCGCAGCCTGTACCAGGCCAGCCGCAAGATCAAGAACATCCAGGAAGACGCGCAGCGCGACACCTTGCTGGGCTGCTTCAACCGCCGCTACATCCTGGCGGCGCTCGAAGAACAAAAGCAGCTGGCCGATGAAAGCGGGATTCCGCTGTGCCTGGCTGTGCTGGACATTGACCACTTCAAACGCATCAACGACGAGCTGGGCCACCTCGGAGGCGACGAGGTGTTGCGCACCTTTGCCCGCATTGCGCAGCAGGGCGTGCGTGGCGGTGATGTGTTTGGGCGGTATGGGGGGGAAGAGTTCTTGCTGATCTTCCCGGCCACCTCGCTGCTGCCCTCGCTCAACACCTGCGAGCGCATCCGGGCCCAGGTGGAGTCGCACGCCTGGACGGACCTGCTCAAGGGCCGCGTGACGGTCTCCATCGGCGTGACGCAGTATGTGCTGGGCGAGTCGGTGCTGGAGTTCTTCTCGCGGTCAGACACCGCCATGTACATGGCCAAGGAGGGCGGGCGCAACCAGGTGGTGGTCGAGGAGCCGATTGCCAAGGGCGACTCGCAGATGTCGGACTTGTCGATTCCCAGCAGCCACGCGTTCTTGTAG
- the rarD gene encoding EamA family transporter RarD: protein MNTGILYAALAYVAWGLFPLYFKQVADVPSLEVVMHRTLWSLVVVLGLLALRRQWAWMASVVRQPRVLGAFALSAVLLSGNWLTYVWAVQNHHVVDASLGYFILPLVNVALGFVFLRERPRPGQWLAVAVAAAGVLWLAVQAGRLPWIALVLALTFGFYGLLRKVAVLGALEGLTLETLMLAPVAAVVLASWSWQGQGALVQGDLSTVGWLLLAGPMTAIPLLLFAAGARRIPMSTLGILQYISPSLQFALGVWVYNEAFQPARLVGFVLIWAALVVYSVEGWWARQRAVLA, encoded by the coding sequence ATGAATACCGGAATCCTCTACGCCGCCCTGGCCTATGTCGCCTGGGGATTGTTCCCGCTGTACTTCAAGCAGGTGGCCGATGTGCCCTCGCTGGAGGTGGTGATGCACCGCACGCTGTGGTCGCTGGTGGTGGTGCTGGGGCTGCTGGCGTTGCGCAGGCAGTGGGCGTGGATGGCGTCGGTGGTGCGCCAGCCGCGTGTGCTGGGGGCCTTTGCGCTGTCGGCAGTGCTGCTGTCGGGCAACTGGCTGACCTACGTATGGGCCGTACAGAACCACCACGTGGTCGATGCGAGCCTGGGGTATTTCATCTTGCCGCTGGTGAATGTGGCGCTGGGCTTCGTGTTCCTGCGCGAGCGCCCCCGGCCTGGGCAATGGCTGGCCGTGGCGGTAGCTGCGGCTGGTGTGCTGTGGCTGGCAGTGCAGGCAGGGCGCCTGCCCTGGATCGCGCTGGTGCTGGCCCTGACTTTCGGGTTCTATGGCCTGTTGCGCAAGGTCGCGGTGTTGGGCGCGCTGGAGGGGCTCACGCTGGAAACCTTGATGCTGGCGCCGGTGGCGGCCGTGGTGCTGGCCTCGTGGAGCTGGCAAGGGCAGGGCGCTCTGGTGCAAGGCGACCTGTCCACGGTGGGGTGGCTGTTGTTGGCTGGGCCCATGACCGCCATTCCTTTGTTGCTGTTTGCCGCCGGTGCCCGGCGCATTCCCATGTCCACCCTGGGCATCCTGCAATACATCTCTCCCAGCCTGCAGTTTGCGTTGGGCGTCTGGGTGTACAACGAGGCCTTTCAGCCTGCGCGTCTGGTGGGCTTTGTGCTGATCTGGGCGGCTTTGGTGGTGTACAGCGTGGAGGGCTGGTGGGCGCGCCAGCGGGCGGTGCTCGCATAG
- the ychF gene encoding redox-regulated ATPase YchF has protein sequence MSLQCGIVGLPNVGKSTLFNALTKAGIAAENYPFCTIEPNVGVVEVPDPRLQQLAEIIHPERIVPAIVEFVDIAGLVAGASQGEGLGNQFLAHIRETDAIVNVVRCFEDDNVIHVAGRVDPISDIEVIQTELCLADLGTVEKALNRYTKAAKSGNDKDAAKLVALLTRIQAALNEGKPARSVEITKEEQPLLKSLCLITAKPAMFVGNVSEDGFENNPFLDRLKDYAASQNAPVVAICAKMEAEMAEMSDEDRDMFLAEMGQTEPGLARLIRGAFKLLGLQTYFTAGVKEVRAWTIHIGDTAPQAAGVIHGDFERGFIRAQTIAFEDFIAYKGEQGAKDAGKMRAEGKEYVVKDGDVLNFLFNV, from the coding sequence ATGAGCCTCCAATGCGGCATCGTGGGCCTGCCCAACGTCGGCAAGTCCACCCTTTTCAACGCGCTGACCAAGGCTGGTATTGCCGCCGAAAACTATCCCTTCTGCACCATCGAGCCCAATGTGGGCGTGGTGGAAGTGCCAGACCCCCGCCTCCAGCAACTGGCCGAGATCATCCACCCAGAGCGCATCGTCCCCGCCATCGTCGAGTTTGTGGACATTGCCGGCCTGGTGGCGGGCGCCAGCCAGGGGGAAGGCCTGGGCAACCAGTTTCTGGCCCACATCCGCGAAACCGACGCCATCGTCAACGTGGTGCGCTGCTTTGAAGACGACAACGTGATCCACGTGGCAGGCCGTGTGGACCCGATCTCGGACATCGAAGTGATCCAGACCGAGCTGTGCCTGGCCGACCTGGGCACGGTCGAGAAAGCCCTGAACCGCTACACCAAGGCCGCCAAGTCGGGCAACGACAAGGATGCCGCCAAGCTGGTGGCGCTGCTCACGCGCATCCAGGCTGCCCTCAACGAAGGCAAGCCCGCCCGCTCGGTCGAGATCACCAAGGAAGAGCAGCCCCTGCTCAAGTCCCTGTGCCTGATCACGGCCAAGCCCGCAATGTTCGTGGGCAACGTGAGCGAAGACGGTTTTGAGAACAACCCGTTCCTGGACCGCCTCAAGGACTACGCGGCCAGCCAGAACGCCCCTGTGGTGGCCATCTGCGCCAAGATGGAAGCCGAGATGGCCGAGATGAGCGACGAAGACCGCGACATGTTCCTGGCCGAAATGGGCCAGACCGAGCCGGGCCTGGCGCGCCTGATCCGTGGCGCTTTCAAGCTGCTGGGCCTGCAGACCTACTTCACGGCAGGCGTGAAGGAAGTGCGCGCATGGACCATCCACATCGGCGATACCGCACCCCAGGCGGCCGGCGTGATCCACGGCGACTTCGAGCGCGGCTTCATCCGCGCGCAGACCATCGCCTTTGAGGACTTCATCGCCTACAAGGGCGAGCAGGGCGCCAAGGATGCCGGCAAGATGCGCGCCGAAGGCAAGGAGTACGTGGTCAAGGATGGTGATGTGCTGAACTTCCTGTTCAACGTCTGA
- a CDS encoding MOSC domain-containing protein, whose protein sequence is MSFPSESDLSGTIARLFVYPVKSCAGIEVQQALLTETGLDLDRAWMVVDAQGMFLTQRSLPRLALIRPQLKSDEMVLRAPGMLALHVAIDAVEAPATVTVWRDTVPAWDMGPAAAQWFSDFLGQPCRLVRFDPEHRRLSSLEWTGGVEVPNQFADGFPLLVTSEASLQDLNVRLAAEGHPSVGMERFRPNVVLAGVDAHDEDRVDMIHVEGDGTTDVHLQPVKPCARCPIPDIDPATAESHPSVGDTLRTYRQDKRLDGAITFGMNAIVRSGAGQWLRVGQRMAADLRFE, encoded by the coding sequence GTGAGTTTCCCTTCCGAGTCTGATCTGTCCGGCACCATTGCGCGGCTGTTTGTGTACCCCGTCAAATCCTGTGCGGGCATCGAGGTGCAGCAGGCGCTGCTCACCGAGACCGGGTTGGATCTGGACCGCGCCTGGATGGTGGTGGATGCGCAGGGCATGTTCCTCACCCAGCGCAGCTTGCCCCGCCTGGCGCTGATCCGGCCCCAGCTCAAGAGCGACGAAATGGTGCTGCGGGCTCCGGGCATGCTGGCATTGCATGTGGCGATCGACGCGGTGGAAGCGCCGGCCACGGTGACCGTCTGGCGCGACACGGTCCCTGCGTGGGACATGGGCCCTGCGGCGGCGCAGTGGTTCAGCGATTTTCTGGGGCAGCCTTGCCGCCTGGTGCGGTTTGACCCAGAGCATCGGCGCCTGTCCAGCCTGGAGTGGACGGGGGGCGTGGAGGTCCCCAACCAGTTTGCCGACGGGTTTCCGCTGCTGGTGACCAGTGAGGCCTCCTTGCAGGACCTTAATGTGCGGCTTGCCGCCGAGGGGCATCCCTCCGTCGGCATGGAGCGGTTCCGGCCCAATGTGGTCTTGGCCGGAGTGGATGCCCACGACGAAGACCGTGTGGACATGATTCACGTGGAGGGCGATGGCACCACCGACGTCCACCTGCAGCCGGTAAAGCCCTGCGCGCGATGCCCCATTCCCGACATCGACCCGGCCACGGCCGAGAGCCATCCGTCGGTGGGTGACACCCTGCGCACCTACCGGCAGGACAAGCGGCTGGACGGCGCCATCACCTTTGGCATGAACGCCATCGTGCGCAGCGGCGCGGGGCAGTGGCTGCGCGTGGGGCAACGCATGGCCGCCGATTTGCGGTTTGAATGA
- a CDS encoding FAD-dependent monooxygenase, whose product MPLMAPTFDICIRGTGIVGRTLALLLARERLKVALVPAPGPHSAATADVRAYALNAASRSLLESLRSWPDAEHATAVKHMQVQGDQDGCVHFDAAPQGVEALAWIVDVPALEERLAQAVRFQPLVEVVDSPVAAPLTVVCEGRASTTRAEFGVRFDVTPYAQHAIATRVRCEHPHGQVARQWLSPQGILAFLPLEGVQGNSVAVVWSVPEDRVSGLMALSADAFAQELQTASQQTLGNVQLIAERATWPLQLAKADRWCGATSTGNAARSWVLTGDAAHNVHPLAGQGLNLGLADVTALAEVLRTRDYWRSVADLRLLRRYERQQKAALAAMGLATDGLQQLFARQEAPWQALRNWGMKGFERSGMLKDFVARQAMGMR is encoded by the coding sequence ATGCCTCTCATGGCCCCAACCTTTGATATCTGTATTCGTGGCACCGGCATCGTGGGCCGAACTTTGGCCTTGTTGCTGGCACGGGAACGACTGAAGGTGGCCCTGGTGCCCGCCCCGGGCCCACACAGCGCGGCGACCGCCGACGTAAGGGCCTATGCCTTGAATGCAGCGTCCCGCAGCCTGCTCGAATCGCTGCGCAGCTGGCCCGATGCTGAACACGCCACCGCCGTCAAGCACATGCAGGTACAGGGTGATCAGGACGGCTGCGTGCATTTCGATGCCGCCCCCCAGGGGGTGGAAGCACTCGCCTGGATCGTGGATGTGCCGGCCCTGGAAGAGCGCCTGGCCCAGGCTGTGCGGTTTCAGCCCCTGGTGGAGGTGGTGGACAGCCCGGTGGCCGCGCCCCTGACCGTGGTGTGCGAAGGCCGCGCCAGCACCACCCGGGCCGAGTTTGGCGTGCGCTTTGACGTGACGCCCTATGCCCAGCACGCGATTGCCACGCGGGTGCGCTGCGAACATCCGCATGGACAGGTGGCACGCCAGTGGCTTTCGCCGCAAGGCATTCTGGCTTTTTTGCCGCTGGAGGGCGTCCAGGGGAACTCTGTGGCCGTGGTGTGGTCCGTCCCTGAGGACCGGGTGTCCGGGCTGATGGCATTGTCTGCCGACGCTTTTGCGCAAGAGTTGCAGACGGCGAGCCAGCAAACACTGGGCAACGTTCAACTCATTGCAGAGCGTGCCACGTGGCCGCTGCAACTGGCCAAGGCAGACCGCTGGTGCGGCGCGACCTCTACCGGAAATGCTGCACGAAGCTGGGTGCTCACGGGCGATGCCGCCCACAACGTGCACCCGCTGGCAGGGCAAGGGCTGAATCTGGGGCTGGCTGATGTGACAGCCCTGGCCGAGGTGCTGCGCACCCGCGACTACTGGCGCAGCGTGGCTGACTTGCGACTGCTGCGCCGCTATGAGCGGCAACAAAAAGCTGCCCTGGCAGCGATGGGCTTGGCCACCGATGGATTGCAGCAACTGTTTGCGCGCCAGGAAGCCCCCTGGCAAGCCCTGCGCAATTGGGGCATGAAGGGCTTTGAACGCAGCGGCATGCTGAAAGATTTTGTGGCCCGCCAAGCCATGGGAATGCGCTGA
- a CDS encoding DsbC family protein — MKLTTALLTAAAATLSLSATAQEDAIRKALAQRIPQMDKIDEVRPTPMKGLYEVRIGTDLFYTDAKGDYVIQGELIDSKARRNLTEDRINKLTAVNFSALPLKDAVTIVRGDGKRKVAVFEDPNCGYCKRFERDLQQINNVTVYLFLYPILSPDSAEKSRNIWCSKDQATAWQDQMVRDKPAPAASCDTSALQRNLAFGKKYKITGTPTLIFANGTRVPGAIGAQEVEKRLAEAASDTPSAN, encoded by the coding sequence ATGAAACTGACCACTGCTTTGCTGACCGCCGCGGCAGCCACCCTGAGCCTGAGCGCCACGGCGCAAGAGGACGCCATCCGCAAGGCATTGGCCCAGCGTATTCCTCAGATGGACAAGATCGACGAAGTGCGCCCAACTCCCATGAAAGGTCTGTACGAAGTGCGCATCGGCACCGACCTGTTCTACACCGACGCGAAGGGCGACTATGTGATCCAGGGCGAACTCATCGACTCCAAGGCGCGCCGCAACCTGACCGAAGACCGCATCAACAAGCTGACAGCGGTCAACTTCTCCGCCCTGCCCCTGAAAGATGCCGTGACCATTGTGCGCGGCGACGGCAAGCGCAAGGTGGCCGTGTTCGAGGACCCCAACTGTGGGTACTGCAAACGCTTTGAGCGCGACCTGCAGCAAATCAACAACGTGACGGTGTACCTCTTCCTGTACCCCATCCTGAGCCCGGATTCGGCCGAAAAGTCGCGCAACATCTGGTGTTCCAAGGACCAGGCCACGGCATGGCAAGACCAGATGGTGCGTGACAAGCCCGCACCGGCCGCCAGCTGCGACACGAGTGCTCTGCAGCGCAACCTGGCCTTTGGCAAGAAGTACAAAATCACCGGCACCCCCACCCTGATTTTTGCCAACGGCACACGCGTGCCCGGCGCCATCGGTGCCCAGGAGGTGGAAAAGCGCCTGGCCGAAGCCGCCAGCGACACCCCCTCCGCCAATTGA